Proteins from a genomic interval of Stenotrophomonas sp. WZN-1:
- a CDS encoding YicC/YloC family endoribonuclease: protein MIRSMTAYAGGERVTPWGTLGCELRSVNHRFLEVGTRLPEELRALEPQLRERIAARLSRGKLDLVMRLRAPEAAANLQVDEALLGQLGRLAHRLTSDFPNLQVSFTDLLQLPGVTRGEATDAAALQVEALALLDQVLDGFVEAREREGGKLSAAISERVDGIERIATEVRTLIPAIRDGQRAKLAARLADLPHPVDPGRAEQELVLWLQKLDVDEELDRLGSHIVEIRRVLKQREPVGRRLDFLLQEFNREANTLGSKSVDSRTSNAAVELKVLIDQIREQVQNIE, encoded by the coding sequence ATGATTCGAAGCATGACCGCCTACGCCGGCGGCGAGCGGGTTACCCCGTGGGGCACGCTGGGCTGCGAGCTGCGCTCGGTCAACCACCGCTTCCTGGAGGTCGGCACCCGCCTGCCCGAGGAACTGCGGGCGCTCGAACCGCAGCTGCGCGAGCGCATCGCCGCGCGCCTGAGCCGCGGCAAGCTGGATCTGGTGATGCGCCTGCGCGCGCCGGAAGCGGCCGCCAACCTGCAGGTGGACGAGGCCCTGCTGGGCCAGCTGGGCCGCCTGGCGCACCGCCTGACCTCCGATTTCCCCAACCTGCAGGTCAGCTTCACCGACCTGCTGCAGCTGCCGGGCGTGACCCGCGGCGAGGCCACCGATGCCGCCGCCCTGCAGGTCGAGGCACTGGCCCTGCTGGACCAGGTGCTGGACGGCTTCGTCGAGGCCCGTGAGCGCGAAGGCGGCAAGTTGTCGGCCGCCATCAGCGAGCGTGTGGACGGCATCGAACGCATCGCCACCGAAGTCCGCACCTTGATTCCGGCCATTCGCGACGGCCAGCGCGCCAAGCTGGCCGCACGCCTGGCCGATCTGCCGCACCCGGTCGACCCCGGCCGCGCTGAGCAGGAACTGGTGCTGTGGCTGCAGAAGCTGGACGTGGATGAAGAGCTGGACCGCCTCGGCAGCCACATCGTCGAGATCCGCCGCGTGCTCAAGCAGCGCGAACCGGTCGGCCGCCGCCTGGACTTCCTGCTGCAGGAGTTCAACCGCGAGGCCAACACGCTGGGGTCGAAGTCGGTGGACAGCCGTACGTCCAATGCCGCGGTGGAGCTGAAAGTGCTGATCGACCAGATCCGCGAACAGGTGCAGAACATCGAGTGA
- the rph gene encoding ribonuclease PH, with the protein MSDSRPSGRQPDQLRPVVIQRGFTRHAEGSVLVCFGETRVLCTASVENRVPGFLRGKGEGWVTAEYGMLPRATHTRSDREAARGKQGGRTLEIQRLIGRSLRACVDRNALGERTITLDCDVLQADGGTRTAAITGAYVALVDAVNVLMKRGDIKRNPILGAVAAVSVGVYRGTPVLDLDYAEDSDCDTDMNVVMNDGGGFIELQGTAEGHAFRRDELDALLGLAEKGVRELLDAQQAALSA; encoded by the coding sequence ATGTCCGATTCCCGCCCCAGCGGCCGCCAGCCCGACCAGCTCCGCCCGGTCGTCATCCAACGCGGCTTCACCCGCCACGCCGAAGGTTCGGTGCTGGTGTGCTTCGGTGAAACCCGCGTGCTGTGCACCGCCAGCGTCGAGAACCGCGTGCCGGGCTTCCTGCGCGGCAAGGGCGAAGGCTGGGTGACCGCCGAGTACGGCATGCTGCCGCGCGCCACCCACACCCGCAGCGACCGCGAAGCCGCCCGTGGCAAGCAGGGCGGCCGCACGCTGGAGATCCAGCGCCTGATCGGCCGCAGCCTGCGTGCCTGCGTGGACCGCAACGCGCTGGGCGAGCGCACCATCACCCTCGACTGCGACGTGCTGCAGGCCGACGGTGGCACCCGCACCGCTGCCATCACCGGCGCCTACGTGGCCCTGGTCGATGCGGTGAACGTGCTGATGAAGCGTGGCGACATCAAGCGCAACCCGATCCTGGGCGCGGTGGCCGCCGTGTCCGTGGGCGTGTACCGCGGCACTCCGGTGCTGGACCTGGACTACGCCGAAGACAGCGACTGCGACACCGACATGAACGTGGTGATGAACGACGGCGGCGGTTTCATCGAACTGCAGGGCACCGCCGAAGGCCATGCCTTCCGTCGCGATGAACTGGACGCGCTGCTGGGCCTGGCCGAAAAGGGCGTGCGCGAGCTGCTGGACGCACAGCAGGCGGCGCTGTCGGCATGA
- a CDS encoding VOC family protein, producing the protein MNRRIALTTLVVADYDEAIAWYTGKLGFALLEDIDQGHKRWVVVGPTDGSATALLLARASDEEQRSRIGNQTGGRVAFFLNTDDFHRDHAAMLAAGVEFLEAPREEPYATVAVFRDLYGNTWDLLEPRQ; encoded by the coding sequence ATGAACCGGCGCATCGCCCTGACCACCCTGGTGGTGGCCGACTACGACGAAGCCATCGCCTGGTACACCGGCAAGCTCGGCTTCGCGCTGCTGGAGGACATCGACCAGGGCCACAAGCGCTGGGTGGTGGTGGGCCCGACCGACGGCAGCGCCACCGCCCTGCTGCTGGCCCGTGCCAGCGATGAGGAACAGCGCAGCCGCATCGGCAACCAGACCGGTGGCCGCGTCGCTTTCTTCCTCAACACCGACGACTTCCACCGCGACCACGCGGCGATGCTGGCCGCCGGGGTCGAGTTCCTGGAAGCGCCGCGCGAAGAACCCTATGCAACGGTCGCGGTGTTCCGCGATCTGTATGGCAACACCTGGGACCTGCTGGAGCCCCGTCAATGA
- the rdgB gene encoding RdgB/HAM1 family non-canonical purine NTP pyrophosphatase → MKKLVLASHNAGKLVEMQEILADLPLQITSAAELGLGDVEETGLTFVENALLKARAACEATGLPALADDSGLIVDALGGAPGLYSARYAGHPTNAAANNAKLLEAMADVPDGQRGARFYAVIVLLRHATDPQPLICEGRWEGQIIRELRGTNGFGYNPVFLDTTHGLTAAEMEPALKNAISHRALALQQLKQQLATWL, encoded by the coding sequence ATGAAGAAACTGGTACTGGCCAGCCACAACGCCGGCAAGCTGGTGGAGATGCAGGAGATTCTCGCCGACCTGCCGCTGCAGATCACCTCGGCCGCCGAGCTGGGCCTGGGCGACGTGGAAGAGACCGGCCTGACCTTCGTCGAGAACGCGCTGCTGAAGGCGCGCGCGGCCTGCGAAGCGACCGGCCTGCCGGCGCTGGCCGATGATTCGGGCCTGATCGTCGATGCCCTCGGCGGTGCACCGGGCCTGTACAGCGCGCGCTATGCCGGCCACCCGACCAACGCCGCAGCCAACAACGCGAAGCTGCTGGAGGCGATGGCCGACGTTCCCGATGGCCAGCGCGGCGCCCGCTTCTATGCGGTGATCGTGCTGCTGCGCCACGCCACGGACCCGCAGCCGCTGATCTGCGAGGGCCGCTGGGAAGGGCAGATCATCCGCGAACTGCGTGGCACCAATGGCTTCGGCTACAACCCGGTGTTCCTGGATACCACCCACGGCCTGACCGCCGCGGAGATGGAGCCGGCCCTGAAAAATGCCATCAGCCATCGTGCCCTCGCCCTGCAGCAGCTCAAGCAGCAGCTGGCCACCTGGCTTTGA
- the hemW gene encoding radical SAM family heme chaperone HemW, whose product MPHAHDHCNHLPGETCPADHNAAPRLVPPPLSLYVHLPWCVRKCPYCDFNSHQAKGELPFDAYIDALLRDLDQDLPLVWGRVVHSVFFGGGTPSLFPPEAIDRFLQQASARLRFAPNAEITLETNPGTAEHGRFDRYRAAGVNRLSFGIQSFDDAMLKRLGRIHDSGEAERAVKMAQDAGYDNFNIDLMYALPEQTLAGAEADLERAFALQPAHISHYQLTLEPNTVFFARPPQGIPDEDNAWDMQEHCQALLAQAGFGQYEVSAYARPGRQSAHNLNYWRFGDYLGIGAGAHGKISSGAEEHVLRRWKLKHPQAYLDSAGTPASFGGDDVIAPERLPFEYMLNLLRLHEGFGLRDFESRTGLPRSVLDAPLAEAVQRGWLDVTDGHVLPTELGRRFTNDVVSLFLEE is encoded by the coding sequence ATGCCGCACGCCCACGACCACTGCAACCACCTGCCCGGCGAAACCTGCCCGGCGGATCACAACGCGGCGCCGCGCCTCGTACCGCCCCCGCTGTCGCTGTACGTGCACCTGCCGTGGTGCGTGCGCAAATGCCCGTACTGCGATTTCAATTCGCACCAGGCCAAGGGCGAACTGCCGTTCGATGCCTACATCGATGCGCTGCTGCGCGACCTCGACCAGGACCTGCCGCTGGTCTGGGGCCGGGTGGTGCACAGCGTGTTCTTCGGTGGCGGCACGCCCAGCCTGTTCCCGCCGGAAGCGATCGACCGCTTCCTGCAGCAGGCCAGCGCGCGCCTGCGCTTCGCGCCCAACGCCGAAATCACCCTGGAAACCAACCCGGGCACGGCCGAGCATGGCCGTTTCGACCGCTACCGCGCGGCCGGCGTGAACCGCCTCAGCTTCGGCATCCAGAGTTTCGACGACGCCATGCTCAAGCGCCTGGGCCGCATCCACGACAGTGGCGAAGCCGAGCGCGCGGTGAAGATGGCGCAGGACGCGGGCTACGACAACTTCAACATCGACCTGATGTACGCGCTGCCGGAACAGACCCTGGCCGGCGCAGAGGCCGATCTGGAGCGCGCCTTCGCACTGCAGCCTGCGCATATCTCGCACTACCAGTTGACCCTGGAACCGAACACGGTGTTCTTCGCGCGGCCGCCGCAGGGTATTCCCGATGAAGACAATGCCTGGGACATGCAGGAACACTGCCAGGCGCTGCTGGCACAGGCCGGCTTCGGCCAGTACGAGGTCAGCGCCTACGCGCGCCCCGGTCGGCAGAGCGCGCACAACCTGAACTACTGGCGTTTTGGCGACTACCTGGGCATCGGTGCCGGCGCACACGGCAAGATCAGCTCGGGCGCCGAGGAACACGTGCTGCGCCGCTGGAAGCTGAAGCATCCGCAGGCTTACCTGGACAGCGCCGGCACCCCGGCCTCGTTCGGGGGTGACGATGTGATCGCGCCCGAGCGCCTGCCGTTCGAGTACATGCTGAACCTGCTGCGCCTGCACGAAGGTTTCGGCCTGCGCGATTTCGAGTCGCGCACCGGGCTGCCGCGCAGCGTGCTCGACGCACCGCTGGCCGAGGCCGTTCAGCGCGGCTGGCTGGACGTGACGGATGGCCATGTGCTGCCAACCGAGCTGGGCCGCCGCTTCACCAACGATGTGGTGAGCCTGTTCCTGGAGGAGTGA
- a CDS encoding DUF1631 family protein — translation MSAVFSITSADKARLAASDLPPRVRELLGALIGLCRQTLAAPLILTVEALEQTLLHDADRARNPMQQADLMAQRGQLHAFAGHFADRMLDAVAEALAGLREPPTVAAANTSPPPLPGMLGLSLVDEHEVDRDLLLTEMIRRETLRSTNTLNLLGQRLGVLAAAPAFEADTLPLAPQALCAMVRRIAEQDALGAEVQLALYRSFERQVLERLGDVLDRANALLAQHGVLPGLVYTPYLARSSSTRRILTQSVGGGRATQPAKRAAAPLTGWNGSAPAGSWSNLVQDAFNDAATPGAAAPGVTTSTGSALHELLQQARHATAPPADAAAVPSAAVDAVLARLQAQSSAATGVADLQAAVVAQLRSEHGAQAQLGSHDRDNLDLLRMLMQQVQQQQRPDPVPAALLARLQVPLARAAMADPGFFVRDEHPARELLNQIAEVGANWLGDDDVDPQLLQRMAQSVQALLGQDARSPEAFATANEDVQQHQRAAAHRAELAERRHVEAARGKERLELARRQANAQIDQCCDAQEPPRFVQTLLRQAWADALTLTRLRHGDDSPQWQERLHQTERIAAVTAQAVDAPGGTDASLASDVESALVQVGYHAEEAAAVARRLATPGGEDESTSRTELSARLKARARLGEHAASGSGNTPLAPRSSAEEAAYQQLATLPFGSWFDIDTGDGTLRRQRLSWYSLLTGHALFVNPRGQKIADTDLDTLARQISAGRAQLVTEDKGRLVDRAWQASLGALRALAGGRSKETSA, via the coding sequence ATGTCAGCTGTCTTTTCCATCACCTCTGCCGACAAAGCCCGCCTGGCCGCCAGCGACCTGCCACCGCGGGTGCGTGAGCTGCTGGGTGCGTTGATCGGCCTGTGCCGGCAAACGCTGGCCGCGCCCCTGATCCTGACCGTCGAAGCGCTGGAGCAGACGCTGCTGCACGACGCCGACCGCGCACGCAATCCGATGCAGCAGGCGGACCTGATGGCCCAGCGTGGCCAGCTGCATGCGTTCGCCGGCCACTTCGCCGACCGCATGCTCGATGCCGTGGCCGAGGCGCTGGCGGGCCTGCGCGAGCCACCCACCGTCGCTGCGGCGAATACTTCTCCACCGCCGCTGCCGGGCATGCTCGGCCTGTCGCTGGTCGATGAGCATGAGGTGGATCGCGACCTGCTGCTGACCGAAATGATCCGGCGCGAGACGCTGCGCTCGACCAACACGCTGAACCTGCTGGGCCAGCGCCTGGGCGTGCTCGCTGCGGCGCCAGCCTTCGAGGCCGACACCCTGCCACTGGCACCGCAGGCCCTGTGCGCGATGGTGCGCCGGATCGCCGAACAGGACGCGCTCGGCGCGGAGGTGCAGCTTGCGCTGTACCGCAGCTTCGAGCGGCAGGTGCTGGAGCGCCTGGGCGATGTGCTGGACCGCGCCAACGCGCTGCTGGCCCAGCACGGCGTGCTGCCGGGGCTGGTCTACACCCCGTACCTGGCGCGCTCGTCGAGCACCCGGCGGATCCTCACCCAGTCGGTGGGCGGCGGCCGCGCAACCCAGCCTGCCAAGCGTGCCGCCGCGCCGTTGACCGGCTGGAACGGCTCTGCTCCCGCCGGGTCCTGGTCGAACCTGGTGCAGGACGCCTTCAACGATGCGGCCACCCCGGGTGCCGCAGCCCCGGGCGTGACCACGTCTACCGGCAGTGCGCTGCATGAACTGCTGCAACAGGCGCGCCACGCCACGGCGCCCCCCGCGGATGCCGCTGCCGTGCCCAGTGCGGCGGTCGATGCGGTCCTCGCGCGGCTGCAGGCCCAGTCCAGCGCGGCTACCGGCGTCGCCGACCTGCAGGCTGCGGTAGTCGCCCAGCTGCGCAGCGAGCACGGCGCGCAGGCCCAGCTGGGCAGCCACGACCGCGACAACCTCGACCTGCTGCGCATGCTGATGCAGCAGGTCCAGCAACAGCAGCGCCCCGACCCGGTACCGGCCGCCCTGCTGGCGCGCCTGCAGGTTCCACTGGCGCGTGCGGCGATGGCCGACCCTGGCTTCTTCGTACGCGACGAACACCCCGCACGCGAACTGCTCAACCAGATTGCCGAAGTCGGCGCCAACTGGCTGGGCGACGACGATGTGGACCCCCAGCTGCTGCAACGCATGGCGCAGAGCGTGCAGGCCCTGCTCGGCCAGGATGCGCGCTCGCCCGAAGCCTTCGCCACCGCCAACGAAGACGTGCAGCAGCACCAGCGCGCGGCGGCCCATCGCGCCGAACTGGCCGAGCGCCGCCACGTCGAGGCCGCGCGTGGCAAGGAACGGCTGGAACTGGCGCGTCGCCAGGCCAATGCACAGATCGACCAGTGCTGCGACGCACAGGAACCGCCGCGCTTCGTGCAGACCCTGCTGCGCCAGGCCTGGGCCGATGCACTCACCCTCACCCGCCTGCGCCATGGCGACGATTCACCGCAGTGGCAGGAGCGCCTGCACCAGACCGAGCGCATCGCCGCGGTGACCGCGCAGGCCGTCGACGCGCCCGGCGGTACCGATGCATCGCTGGCCAGCGATGTCGAGTCCGCGCTGGTGCAGGTCGGCTATCACGCCGAAGAAGCGGCCGCCGTTGCGCGCCGCCTGGCCACGCCCGGTGGCGAGGACGAAAGCACCTCGCGCACTGAACTCAGTGCCCGGCTGAAGGCGCGTGCACGGTTGGGCGAACATGCCGCCAGCGGCAGCGGCAATACCCCGCTCGCACCGCGCAGCAGCGCCGAAGAGGCCGCCTACCAGCAGCTGGCCACCCTGCCCTTCGGCAGCTGGTTCGACATCGACACCGGTGACGGCACCCTGCGCCGGCAGCGACTGTCCTGGTACAGCCTGCTGACCGGCCACGCGCTGTTCGTCAATCCGCGCGGGCAGAAGATCGCCGATACCGACCTCGATACGCTGGCCCGGCAGATCAGCGCCGGGCGCGCGCAGCTGGTCACCGAAGACAAGGGCCGGCTGGTCGATCGCGCGTGGCAGGCCAGCCTCGGCGCGCTGCGTGCGCTGGCCGGCGGCCGTTCCAAGGAGACGTCCGCTTGA